One genomic segment of Pseudomonas sp. p1(2021b) includes these proteins:
- a CDS encoding IS110 family transposase, translating to MSAYAGIDVSKNTLQVALYPEASELCVTNDAAGLEVIAQHFKAHAVERVLVEATGGYEKLSIRLLAKAGLKVQRINPARARQFALAMGKRAKTDPIDARMLALFASALEDKHFVVPDEAREHLTELVNQRDSLVQQRDDNRRRIKQASLPVVLEHYKTLESTLRVLIKACDEQIAEQSRRVDADLFERLSEIKGVGNVTIASLFCYLPELGDLNRAQVAALAGVAPYNNDSGTKNGKRHVYGGRAKLRRAAYMCTLVMARVNPDFKARWARLRASGKPAKVALVACMRVLLVRLNAMVRDGTPWRDQPV from the coding sequence ATGTCTGCCTATGCCGGAATCGATGTTTCCAAAAATACCTTGCAAGTGGCCCTGTATCCCGAGGCCTCCGAGCTTTGCGTGACCAATGATGCTGCAGGGCTCGAAGTTATCGCCCAACATTTCAAAGCCCATGCGGTCGAGCGTGTGCTGGTCGAAGCTACCGGCGGTTACGAAAAGCTGTCGATCCGGTTGCTGGCCAAGGCCGGTTTGAAAGTGCAGCGAATCAATCCTGCCCGGGCACGTCAATTCGCCCTAGCCATGGGCAAGCGAGCCAAGACTGACCCTATCGATGCACGGATGCTAGCCTTATTTGCCTCCGCCTTGGAGGACAAGCATTTCGTTGTACCTGACGAGGCTCGCGAGCACCTGACCGAACTGGTCAATCAGCGCGATAGCCTGGTCCAGCAACGCGATGACAATCGTCGCCGCATCAAGCAGGCCTCGCTGCCTGTTGTGCTGGAGCACTATAAAACGCTCGAATCGACATTACGCGTCTTGATCAAGGCATGCGATGAACAGATCGCTGAGCAGAGTCGCCGTGTCGATGCAGACCTATTCGAACGCTTGAGCGAGATCAAGGGTGTGGGCAACGTCACCATTGCCAGTCTGTTCTGCTATCTGCCGGAACTGGGTGATCTGAACCGTGCGCAAGTAGCTGCCCTGGCGGGTGTGGCGCCCTACAACAACGACAGTGGGACCAAAAACGGAAAGCGCCATGTCTACGGCGGCCGGGCGAAACTGCGTCGTGCGGCCTACATGTGCACCTTGGTGATGGCACGCGTGAATCCAGATTTTAAAGCGCGATGGGCCCGGCTGCGCGCGAGCGGTAAGCCAGCAAAAGTAGCGCTGGTGGCATGCATGCGCGTGCTGCTGGTGAGGCTCAATGCCATGGTGCGTGATGGAACGCCATGGCGTGATCAGCCTGTCTGA
- a CDS encoding ATP-dependent Clp protease proteolytic subunit codes for MARHIIHFTGPINSSTCGNLISTSARALQQGAEVLQINIATMGGECSYGFTLYNFLRSLPVQVHTHNLGTVESMGNILFLAGEHRTACALSKFLFHPFHWTLHGSVDHSRMAEYAMSLDYDLRLYAQIVAERTEGATEVLDVPRYLMAYPRILGAKEALESGMIHAIDEMPIEADACQHSVHA; via the coding sequence ATGGCCAGACACATCATTCACTTCACCGGGCCGATCAACTCGTCCACCTGCGGCAACCTGATCAGCACCAGCGCCCGGGCCCTGCAACAGGGTGCCGAGGTCTTGCAGATCAATATCGCCACCATGGGCGGGGAGTGCAGCTACGGGTTCACCCTGTACAACTTCCTGCGCTCGCTGCCGGTACAGGTGCATACCCATAACCTGGGCACGGTGGAATCCATGGGCAATATCCTGTTCCTGGCGGGTGAGCACCGCACGGCCTGCGCGTTGAGCAAATTCTTGTTCCATCCGTTCCACTGGACCTTGCACGGCTCGGTGGACCATTCGCGCATGGCCGAATATGCGATGAGCCTGGACTACGACCTGCGCCTGTATGCCCAGATAGTGGCCGAGCGCACCGAAGGGGCCACCGAGGTGTTGGACGTGCCGCGCTACTTGATGGCCTACCCGCGCATCCTCGGTGCCAAGGAAGCGCTGGAGAGTGGGATGATCCATGCCATCGACGAGATGCCCATCGAGGCGGATGCTTGCCAGCACAGTGTGCATGCGTGA
- a CDS encoding low affinity iron permease family protein, with protein MKFDRFAHWLAKWAGRPLTFAIALLLIVAWAVSGPLFDFNDTWQLVINTSTTIITFLMVFLIQNTQNRDNDVLHIKIDELLRTTRKAHKALLALEDMDSAELHALRKQYQRMGEKDKNGNGAPPDAVEQSD; from the coding sequence ATGAAATTCGACCGTTTCGCCCACTGGCTGGCCAAATGGGCCGGCCGACCGCTGACCTTCGCCATCGCCCTGTTGCTGATCGTGGCCTGGGCCGTGAGCGGGCCGTTGTTCGACTTCAACGACACCTGGCAACTGGTGATCAACACCTCGACCACCATCATCACCTTCCTGATGGTGTTCCTGATCCAGAACACCCAGAACCGCGACAACGACGTGTTGCACATCAAGATCGACGAGCTGCTGCGCACCACGCGCAAGGCACACAAAGCACTGTTGGCCCTGGAGGACATGGATTCGGCCGAGCTGCATGCCTTGCGCAAGCAGTACCAGCGCATGGGCGAAAAGGACAAGAACGGCAACGGCGCGCCACCGGACGCCGTCGAGCAATCCGATTGA
- a CDS encoding DUF72 domain-containing protein, which translates to MSDIRIGISGWRYGPWRKDFYPKGLRQDDELAFASRAVNSIEINGSFYALQTPQRYCQWRDATPDDFVFSVKAPRYITHVRRLKDIEEPLANFFASGPLQLGHKLGPVLWQFPPSMKFDAARFADFLERLPHDRAAARALAEHCAERLRGNGGTVIEGNAPLRHAIEIRHESFLCTEFVELLRKHKVALVVADSASKWPYVEDVTADFIYMRLHGDVELYSSGYTARALRRWKERILAWSQGGQPDDAELIVQRAPHKRATRDVYCYFDNDQKVHAPYDARRLLEKLNLAGELVTEPGVEPEVEL; encoded by the coding sequence GTGAGTGATATCCGTATAGGCATTTCCGGTTGGCGCTACGGCCCCTGGCGCAAGGATTTCTACCCCAAGGGGCTGCGCCAGGACGACGAACTGGCGTTCGCCTCGCGGGCGGTCAACAGCATCGAGATCAATGGCTCGTTCTATGCCCTGCAGACGCCGCAGCGCTATTGCCAGTGGCGCGACGCAACGCCGGACGACTTCGTGTTCTCGGTCAAGGCGCCGCGCTACATCACCCATGTGAGAAGGCTCAAGGACATCGAGGAGCCCCTGGCCAACTTCTTCGCCTCCGGCCCGTTGCAGCTGGGCCACAAGCTGGGCCCGGTGCTCTGGCAGTTCCCGCCCAGCATGAAGTTCGACGCGGCACGTTTCGCCGACTTCCTCGAACGCCTACCCCATGACCGTGCCGCTGCCCGAGCCTTGGCCGAGCACTGTGCCGAACGCCTACGGGGCAACGGCGGCACCGTTATCGAAGGCAACGCGCCTTTGCGCCATGCCATAGAGATCCGCCATGAAAGTTTCCTATGCACCGAGTTCGTAGAATTGCTACGCAAGCATAAGGTCGCCCTGGTGGTGGCCGACAGCGCCAGCAAGTGGCCCTATGTGGAGGATGTCACCGCCGACTTCATCTACATGCGCCTGCATGGCGACGTCGAGCTCTACAGCAGCGGCTACACCGCCCGCGCCCTGCGCCGTTGGAAGGAACGCATCCTGGCCTGGAGCCAGGGCGGCCAACCCGACGACGCCGAACTGATCGTCCAGCGAGCACCGCACAAGCGCGCCACTCGGGACGTCTACTGCTACTTCGACAATGACCAGAAAGTCCACGCACCCTACGATGCCCGCCGCCTGCTGGAGAAACTGAACCTCGCCGGCGAGCTGGTCACTGAGCCTGGGGTGGAACCGGAGGTCGAATTGTGA